The stretch of DNA AGCGGTCAAGTCGGTGAACGAGATTGCCCAGGAATACGGGGTCCATCCAACTCAGGTCGGGCAGTGGAAGAAGGAACTGCACGAACAGGCGGCAGACCTCTTCGACGCCAAGCGTGGTCCGAAACCGGCTGACCCGTCGGCGAGTCCTGAGCGGCTCTACTCCGAGATCGGGCGGCTCAAGATGGAACTGGACTGGCTCAAAAAAAAGTCTGGGCTATGCCTGTAGCCGCACGGACAGGCTGGGTGAGCCCCCATGAACCACTGCCACTGACCCGGCAATGTGCACTGGCCGGGGTGACGCGGTCCACGCTCTATGCGCCACACCCAGTCGCCACACCAGACGAGCAGGAATTGACATTGCTGGGACTGATTGACGCGGAATACACCCGGCATCCATTTTACGGCAGCCGCAAGATCCGGCAGTACCTGCGCGGGGTCGGACACCCGATCAACCGCAAGCGGGTGCAACGACTGATGGGCATACTGGGCCTTGCGGGCATGGCCCCGGGGCCGAATACCAGTCGCCCACACCCGCAGCACACGGTGTATCCCTATTTGC from Nitrospira sp. encodes:
- a CDS encoding helix-turn-helix domain-containing protein, with translation AVKSVNEIAQEYGVHPTQVGQWKKELHEQAADLFDAKRGPKPADPSASPERLYSEIGRLKMELDWLKKKSGLCL
- a CDS encoding IS3 family transposase → MPVAARTGWVSPHEPLPLTRQCALAGVTRSTLYAPHPVATPDEQELTLLGLIDAEYTRHPFYGSRKIRQYLRGVGHPINRKRVQRLMGILGLAGMAPGPNTSRPHPQHTVYPYLLRGVVVTRPNQVWSTDITYIRLARGFVYLVAVLDWYSRR